One genomic window of Arthrobacter caoxuetaonis includes the following:
- a CDS encoding DUF5719 family protein, producing the protein MPISGEASRSAARSRRQARRTTAYTVVSGVVLLGAAGALVTAAAIAAPPGSSLTVQPPATEVPAGALTAVCPEPLRLLAGNAGGTDADYNPVSESATTTVNAVVLGGTGSTLPAAQLGTLAEGERVAGIDAGSEVPLTGSRFGGVISNAPAAEATVLKAEPSGKEQAAANAVLGYTANDGDLAGLAAANCQVAENDMWLVGAGTTVGATAVLRLTNPSVTPSTVDLELHGAKGRIEAAGSRGIVVAPGESRSLVLAGFAANEESLAVRVRSSGGPVTAVVEQSILRGLTPGGVEIIEPTAAPAPRQVITGVDLQSPDTIKELAEQDGHGSVRPFLTVAVPGTTDAAVHLRVFGPKGEVQIPGGGVFSVPAGTAGRIPLADLPAGTYSLDLTADVAVAAAAVFSRGTEPDERIDLAVAPADTRLGSEHLAVAAPGGGSALVFTAPDGPAEIRVRAVGKDGVLQQEKAVAVPAGRTLSLTAKDIGSGELSGVLVSAVGEAVYGAQLVTGEGPGISVLPLPAGSAGSRTAQVGLGY; encoded by the coding sequence ATGCCGATCTCCGGAGAAGCCTCGCGGTCCGCAGCACGCAGCCGCCGACAGGCCCGCCGCACCACGGCCTACACCGTCGTTTCCGGCGTCGTCCTGCTGGGAGCTGCCGGTGCGCTGGTGACCGCTGCAGCGATAGCCGCGCCGCCGGGATCAAGCCTGACGGTGCAGCCGCCGGCCACGGAAGTTCCGGCCGGAGCGCTGACTGCCGTCTGCCCCGAACCGCTGCGCCTCCTGGCGGGCAACGCCGGCGGCACCGATGCGGACTACAACCCGGTGTCGGAGTCGGCAACCACAACGGTCAACGCCGTCGTCCTGGGAGGAACCGGGTCGACGCTGCCGGCAGCGCAGCTGGGCACGCTGGCTGAGGGCGAACGAGTGGCCGGGATCGACGCCGGAAGCGAGGTTCCGCTGACCGGTTCACGGTTTGGCGGAGTCATCTCCAACGCGCCGGCCGCCGAAGCCACGGTGCTGAAGGCAGAACCCAGCGGCAAGGAGCAGGCCGCGGCAAACGCCGTACTCGGGTACACGGCGAACGACGGCGACCTGGCCGGCCTGGCGGCAGCCAACTGCCAAGTGGCGGAAAATGACATGTGGCTGGTCGGAGCCGGCACAACCGTCGGTGCAACCGCAGTCCTGCGCCTGACCAATCCGTCGGTGACACCCTCCACGGTCGACCTGGAGCTGCATGGCGCCAAAGGCCGGATCGAAGCCGCCGGCAGCCGCGGCATCGTCGTCGCGCCCGGTGAAAGCCGCTCCCTTGTGCTGGCCGGCTTCGCTGCCAACGAGGAGTCCCTCGCTGTCCGCGTCCGCAGCTCGGGCGGCCCGGTGACCGCCGTTGTCGAACAGAGCATCCTGCGCGGACTGACGCCCGGCGGCGTGGAGATTATCGAGCCCACCGCGGCGCCGGCGCCGCGGCAGGTCATCACCGGCGTCGATCTCCAGTCCCCGGACACCATCAAGGAGCTGGCGGAACAGGACGGGCACGGGTCAGTACGGCCGTTCCTGACTGTGGCCGTCCCGGGAACCACGGACGCCGCGGTCCATTTGCGGGTCTTTGGACCGAAGGGCGAAGTGCAGATCCCGGGCGGGGGCGTCTTCAGCGTGCCGGCCGGAACGGCAGGCCGGATCCCGCTGGCAGACCTGCCCGCGGGAACGTACTCGCTGGATCTGACCGCCGATGTGGCAGTTGCCGCCGCAGCGGTCTTCAGCCGCGGCACTGAGCCGGACGAACGCATTGACCTGGCTGTCGCTCCGGCGGACACACGGCTGGGAAGCGAACACCTGGCCGTCGCCGCTCCCGGCGGCGGCTCGGCACTGGTCTTCACCGCTCCGGACGGACCCGCCGAAATCCGGGTGCGGGCGGTCGGAAAAGACGGGGTGCTCCAGCAGGAAAAAGCGGTGGCCGTTCCGGCCGGACGCACGCTGAGCCTCACAGCAAAGGACATCGGTTCCGGAGAGCTCTCCGGTGTGCTGGTCAGTGCCGTGGGCGAGGCAGTCTACGGAGCCCAGCTGGTTACCGGAGAAGGTCCCGGCATCTCCGTCCTGCCGCTGCCTGCCGGAAGCGCCGGCAGCCGGACCGCGCAGGTTGGCCTCGGGTACTAG
- a CDS encoding metallopeptidase family protein, producing the protein MPEGSSCRIRLESGSGAGSPDPVYPRPFRSRRRNRHGRGLRGELLPAHLAGSRTRAERFDEWVMESAQRLERLWGEDIQSYQFVVQEIPEGLEELLRRGGSIPLAAAAPGNGPKPPVITIYRRPVESTARGLVPVSELIHDVVVEQLASLMNMDPETIDPTYGRFRPL; encoded by the coding sequence ATGCCTGAAGGATCGTCCTGCCGGATACGGCTGGAGAGCGGATCCGGTGCTGGGTCTCCGGATCCGGTTTATCCGCGCCCGTTCCGCAGCCGCCGCCGCAACCGCCATGGACGCGGCCTGCGCGGCGAGCTCCTGCCCGCCCACCTGGCGGGTTCGCGCACCCGCGCGGAACGCTTTGACGAGTGGGTGATGGAATCTGCACAGCGCCTTGAGCGGCTGTGGGGCGAGGACATCCAGTCCTACCAGTTCGTGGTCCAGGAAATACCGGAGGGGCTTGAAGAACTGCTCCGCCGGGGCGGCTCCATTCCGCTGGCGGCAGCTGCCCCCGGAAACGGTCCCAAGCCGCCCGTGATCACCATCTACCGCCGGCCGGTCGAGTCGACTGCGCGCGGGCTGGTACCGGTCAGCGAACTGATCCACGACGTCGTGGTGGAACAGCTCGCGTCGCTGATGAACATGGACCCGGAAACCATCGATCCGACCTACGGCCGTTTCCGGCCGCTCTAG
- a CDS encoding DUF3499 domain-containing protein — protein MGSLRLCSRSACRRAAVATLTYVYADSTAVLGPLATYAEPHCYDLCELHAQRLTAPRGWEVLRLEYGSQPRTPGPDELSALVDAVREAEAEEPAPEPEQTRRSGKHALEPPAELGTRRSHLRVLREQVTEQS, from the coding sequence GTGGGATCCTTACGTCTTTGTTCACGATCAGCGTGCCGGCGGGCCGCCGTCGCAACATTGACGTACGTGTACGCCGATTCGACGGCCGTACTGGGTCCGTTGGCAACGTATGCCGAACCCCACTGCTATGACCTGTGCGAGCTGCATGCACAGCGGCTTACCGCGCCCCGGGGATGGGAAGTACTCCGGCTGGAATACGGCAGCCAGCCCCGCACCCCCGGCCCGGATGAGCTTTCCGCGCTGGTGGATGCCGTGCGCGAGGCGGAAGCCGAAGAACCGGCTCCTGAGCCCGAACAGACCAGGCGCAGTGGAAAACACGCGCTTGAACCCCCGGCAGAGCTGGGAACACGCCGTTCCCACCTGCGTGTGCTGCGCGAACAAGTCACCGAACAGAGCTGA
- a CDS encoding Trm112 family protein, protein MANLTADLLNVLRCPQTHSPLQRSGDELVSTAPGPDGKPVRYGIEEGIPVLLPHAAKASADNTTGTEELHP, encoded by the coding sequence ATGGCTAACCTGACCGCCGACCTCCTGAATGTCCTGCGGTGCCCGCAGACCCATTCCCCCCTGCAGCGCTCCGGTGACGAGCTGGTGTCCACCGCTCCCGGACCCGACGGCAAACCCGTGCGCTACGGCATCGAGGAGGGCATTCCCGTCCTGCTGCCCCACGCTGCGAAAGCCTCCGCTGACAACACCACCGGAACTGAGGAGCTGCACCCGTGA
- the ahcY gene encoding adenosylhomocysteinase, with product MSIDYKVADLSLAEAGRHQIRLAEHEMPGLMALRREFGPSQPLAGARIAGSLHMTVQTAVLIETLTALGAEVRWASCNIFSTQDEAAAAVVVGNGTPEDPQGVPVFAWKNETLEDYWWTAEQILTWPEGSGGPNMILDDGGDATLLLHKGVEFEAAGVVPANPAEDDPDYSYEYTVILDTLRRSLAEAPGKWTEIAKGIRGVTEETTTGVLRLYQLAADGQLLFPAINVNDSVTKSKFDNKYGIRHSLPDGLNRATDTLIGGKVAVVCGYGDVGKGAAEALRGQGARVIVTEIDPICALQAAMDGYQVARLESVVGQGDIFITTTGNKDIIMASHMAQMKHQAIVGNVGHFDNEIDMAGLARVPGIRKVEIKPQVHEWIFDEGTETQRSIIVLSEGRLLNLGNATGHPSFVMSNSFANQTIAQVELFTKFGQEKEDGSPEYANQVYVLPKILDEKVARLHLDALGVELSELSKSQAEYLGVDVAGPYKPDHYRY from the coding sequence GTGAGCATCGATTACAAGGTCGCCGACCTGTCCCTCGCTGAAGCGGGCCGCCACCAGATCCGCCTGGCCGAGCACGAGATGCCCGGCCTGATGGCGCTGCGGCGCGAGTTCGGACCCAGCCAGCCGCTCGCCGGGGCCCGCATTGCCGGTTCCCTGCACATGACCGTTCAGACGGCTGTCCTGATCGAGACCCTGACGGCGCTCGGCGCCGAGGTCCGCTGGGCCTCCTGCAACATCTTTTCCACCCAGGACGAAGCAGCCGCAGCCGTCGTCGTTGGCAACGGCACGCCCGAGGACCCGCAGGGCGTGCCCGTCTTCGCCTGGAAGAACGAAACCCTCGAGGACTATTGGTGGACGGCCGAGCAGATCCTCACCTGGCCGGAAGGTTCCGGCGGCCCGAACATGATCCTGGACGACGGCGGCGACGCCACCCTCCTGCTCCACAAAGGCGTCGAGTTCGAAGCTGCGGGTGTTGTGCCTGCCAACCCGGCCGAAGACGACCCTGACTACTCCTACGAGTACACCGTCATCCTGGACACCCTCCGCCGGTCCCTGGCCGAGGCTCCCGGAAAGTGGACGGAAATCGCCAAGGGCATCCGCGGCGTCACCGAAGAAACCACGACCGGCGTGCTGCGGCTCTACCAGCTGGCCGCTGACGGCCAGCTTCTTTTCCCGGCCATCAACGTCAATGACTCGGTCACCAAGTCCAAGTTCGACAACAAGTACGGCATCCGCCACTCACTCCCGGACGGCCTGAACCGTGCCACCGACACACTGATCGGCGGCAAGGTCGCCGTCGTCTGCGGCTACGGCGACGTCGGCAAGGGTGCCGCAGAAGCGCTGCGCGGCCAGGGTGCCCGCGTGATTGTTACGGAAATCGACCCGATCTGCGCGCTCCAGGCAGCCATGGACGGGTACCAGGTGGCACGCCTGGAGTCAGTGGTGGGCCAGGGGGACATTTTCATCACCACCACGGGCAACAAGGACATCATCATGGCCTCCCACATGGCGCAGATGAAGCACCAGGCGATCGTGGGCAACGTTGGCCACTTCGACAACGAAATCGACATGGCCGGCCTGGCCCGGGTCCCCGGGATCCGCAAGGTCGAAATCAAGCCGCAGGTCCACGAATGGATCTTCGACGAGGGCACTGAAACCCAGCGGAGCATCATTGTGCTCTCCGAGGGACGCCTGCTGAACCTGGGCAACGCCACCGGGCACCCGTCCTTCGTGATGTCCAACTCCTTCGCGAACCAGACCATCGCGCAGGTCGAACTGTTCACCAAGTTCGGCCAAGAAAAGGAAGACGGATCCCCGGAGTACGCCAACCAGGTGTACGTGCTGCCCAAGATCCTGGACGAGAAGGTCGCCCGCCTGCACCTTGATGCCCTGGGCGTGGAACTGAGTGAGCTTTCCAAGAGCCAGGCAGAGTACCTTGGCGTGGACGTAGCCGGACCCTACAAGCCGGATCACTACCGCTACTAA
- a CDS encoding RDD family protein, with amino-acid sequence MSTVVTGEAVVLELRPASFAARALGTIIDVTAQLLLLVLLFFLVGNALDGTLDDALTRTLLLVSVVLIFLILPVTVETLSRGKSLGKLIMGLRIVRDDGGAVRFRQAFTRGILAVLEIYMLAGSLAFVTAVFNEKSKRLGDMLAGTYALRERVKAEIPPVVVMPPELAPWAQLADIGRLPDPLSRRVSRFLAQSLRMTPHARASLGESLATEVSAYVSPPPPAGTLPENYLRAVMVQRRERDFARLSAQRERTGTLGSRLHRLPFEDR; translated from the coding sequence ATGAGCACGGTAGTGACCGGTGAGGCCGTAGTCCTTGAGCTCCGCCCCGCCTCGTTCGCAGCCCGGGCGCTGGGCACCATCATCGACGTCACCGCGCAGCTGCTGCTGCTGGTGCTTCTGTTTTTCCTGGTCGGAAACGCGCTGGACGGAACACTGGATGACGCCCTGACCCGCACCCTCCTACTGGTCTCCGTTGTGCTCATCTTCCTGATCCTGCCCGTCACCGTTGAGACGCTATCGCGTGGCAAGTCCCTGGGAAAGCTGATCATGGGCCTGCGGATCGTGCGTGATGACGGCGGCGCGGTGCGGTTCCGCCAGGCCTTTACCCGCGGCATCCTCGCGGTGCTGGAAATCTACATGCTTGCGGGATCCCTGGCCTTCGTGACAGCCGTTTTCAACGAAAAGTCCAAGCGGCTCGGCGACATGCTTGCCGGAACTTACGCGTTGCGCGAGAGGGTCAAGGCAGAAATCCCGCCCGTCGTGGTGATGCCCCCGGAACTGGCGCCGTGGGCACAGCTGGCGGACATTGGCCGGCTGCCGGATCCCCTCTCCCGCAGGGTGTCCCGCTTCCTCGCACAGTCGCTGCGGATGACTCCCCATGCCCGCGCTTCCCTCGGTGAATCACTGGCAACCGAGGTATCTGCCTACGTCTCTCCCCCGCCCCCGGCGGGCACGCTGCCGGAAAACTATCTGCGCGCTGTGATGGTGCAGCGCCGCGAACGTGACTTCGCACGGCTAAGCGCGCAGCGCGAACGGACCGGCACGCTGGGCTCCCGGCTGCACCGGCTGCCGTTCGAAGACCGGTAG
- a CDS encoding stage II sporulation protein M produces the protein MDMDAFAAVHRDDWERLDELTSRRRLTGAEADELLQLYQRASTHLSVIRSVAPEGALSASLSMRLSRARTRFTGARSNFFEDLAGFFVYSLPAAFYRVRWLTVAVGVLFTAVAWLAGAWVVNTPGVLAAMGTDAELLRYVESDFVNYYSENPAASFAGMVWTNNAWIALQAVAFGVTGIWGPYILYQNAIGVGTAGGMMASFGQLDVFFTYILPHGFMELTAIFVAAAAGLQIFWALVSPGPRTRMTALAQEGRSLMTVALGLVVVLFISGLVEGFVTPSGLPAWLRIGIGAAVFAAYWAYTLILGKRACQAGYRGDLLARDAGEASVRAA, from the coding sequence GTGGATATGGATGCCTTCGCCGCAGTGCACCGGGATGACTGGGAGCGGCTTGACGAACTGACCTCCCGCCGCCGGTTGACCGGAGCCGAAGCGGATGAACTGCTGCAGCTCTACCAGCGCGCGTCGACGCATCTGTCCGTCATCCGTTCCGTCGCCCCCGAAGGCGCACTTTCTGCCTCCCTGTCCATGCGGCTCTCACGGGCCCGGACACGGTTTACCGGTGCCCGTTCCAACTTCTTCGAAGACCTCGCCGGGTTCTTCGTCTACTCCCTGCCCGCCGCGTTCTACCGGGTCCGCTGGCTCACGGTCGCCGTCGGAGTGCTGTTCACGGCAGTGGCGTGGCTGGCGGGAGCCTGGGTAGTGAACACCCCGGGCGTGCTGGCGGCGATGGGCACCGATGCCGAGCTGCTCCGGTACGTGGAGTCGGACTTCGTGAACTATTACTCGGAGAATCCCGCTGCATCCTTCGCCGGCATGGTCTGGACTAACAACGCCTGGATTGCGCTGCAGGCCGTTGCTTTCGGCGTTACCGGAATCTGGGGACCGTACATCCTGTACCAAAACGCCATCGGGGTGGGGACGGCCGGCGGGATGATGGCCTCCTTTGGACAGCTCGACGTGTTCTTTACCTACATCCTTCCCCACGGGTTTATGGAACTGACGGCCATCTTCGTGGCAGCGGCAGCGGGTCTCCAAATCTTCTGGGCGCTGGTCTCGCCGGGACCCAGGACCCGGATGACGGCGCTGGCCCAGGAAGGCCGTTCGCTGATGACCGTGGCGCTGGGCCTGGTAGTGGTCCTGTTCATTTCCGGACTCGTGGAAGGGTTCGTCACGCCCAGCGGCCTGCCCGCCTGGCTGCGGATCGGCATTGGTGCAGCCGTTTTCGCTGCCTACTGGGCCTACACCCTCATCCTGGGCAAACGTGCCTGCCAGGCAGGTTACCGGGGCGACCTGCTGGCACGCGATGCAGGGGAAGCATCGGTCCGGGCCGCCTGA
- a CDS encoding DUF1461 domain-containing protein, translated as MRDEAVASQDQDPTTERAPLGAPTNGNDAGPSDASETIVSGSHAEGTAERRRAADYVPAEHDAWDAEFAGLTGAESSRGSQDADGRTPAADPAEAPTPAAAPTPAAAPTPAESATPPEAAAPAEEAGRAPTPASTPAPGSDESGQPASPAPAEPVTAAAPAARDEVPGGHPSVAQRSKLPMRAASTMPNLSRYEQAPTGEGTADPAEQGSGLPDAEAASGPVRDRPKDTEAEGGPWYGPADGEPVSTGPAAQDQPADVPGISEEEARRRHTERERAAAAKPVLARIIQVAIAAFFPVMLLAAAIRAVATPVFLWVEYHRPGFPADSFGFTTEDRMTYGSYAVDYLLNFSSPRYLGELVTPRGEPLYLATEVSHMADVKAVLMVAFLTAAGMALLSIAGAVYLARRCPGGIRRALFAGAVVTLAVIAALLAAAVVAWEEFFTLVHNIFFSQGNWTFRMDDTLIRLFPSQFWMDAGGTVAAIVLLACILVMVFTWPTKRRRERSRAARDEARQRYLDSLEAL; from the coding sequence ATGAGAGACGAAGCAGTGGCAAGCCAGGACCAAGACCCCACGACGGAACGCGCACCTTTAGGTGCGCCCACTAACGGGAACGACGCCGGCCCCAGCGACGCGAGCGAGACGATCGTCAGCGGCAGCCACGCCGAGGGTACCGCTGAGCGCCGGCGTGCAGCGGATTATGTGCCTGCCGAGCACGATGCGTGGGACGCGGAATTTGCCGGGCTGACGGGAGCGGAGAGTTCCAGAGGCAGTCAGGACGCGGACGGCAGGACTCCTGCCGCGGATCCCGCTGAAGCTCCAACCCCGGCTGCAGCTCCAACCCCGGCTGCAGCCCCAACCCCGGCTGAATCCGCAACTCCGCCTGAAGCCGCAGCCCCGGCTGAAGAAGCTGGCCGGGCTCCAACCCCAGCTTCCACCCCGGCGCCAGGCTCGGACGAGTCCGGGCAGCCGGCGTCACCGGCGCCGGCTGAACCCGTCACCGCGGCTGCGCCGGCCGCCCGGGACGAGGTTCCCGGCGGTCATCCTTCGGTGGCCCAGCGCAGCAAGCTGCCCATGCGGGCTGCGAGCACCATGCCCAACCTCAGCCGTTACGAGCAGGCACCCACCGGCGAGGGCACGGCAGACCCGGCGGAACAGGGATCCGGCCTTCCCGATGCGGAGGCTGCCTCCGGCCCGGTCCGGGACCGCCCGAAGGATACCGAAGCAGAGGGCGGCCCCTGGTACGGGCCGGCGGACGGGGAACCGGTTTCCACGGGCCCCGCAGCGCAGGATCAGCCAGCCGATGTGCCGGGCATTTCGGAGGAAGAGGCCCGCCGCCGCCACACCGAGCGTGAGCGTGCTGCTGCCGCGAAGCCTGTGCTGGCGCGCATCATCCAGGTCGCCATCGCGGCTTTCTTCCCGGTGATGCTGCTTGCCGCCGCAATCCGGGCCGTCGCCACGCCCGTTTTTCTCTGGGTCGAGTACCACCGGCCGGGCTTCCCGGCCGACAGCTTCGGGTTTACCACCGAGGACCGGATGACCTACGGCTCCTACGCGGTGGACTACCTGTTGAACTTTTCCTCCCCGCGCTACCTGGGAGAGCTGGTGACGCCTCGGGGAGAACCCCTGTACCTCGCCACGGAAGTGTCCCACATGGCCGACGTCAAGGCGGTCCTGATGGTGGCCTTCCTCACCGCGGCCGGCATGGCGCTCCTGAGCATTGCGGGAGCCGTCTACCTGGCCCGCCGGTGCCCCGGGGGGATCAGGCGCGCACTGTTTGCCGGAGCCGTGGTGACGCTTGCCGTGATTGCAGCGCTGCTGGCAGCCGCCGTGGTGGCCTGGGAAGAGTTCTTCACCTTGGTGCACAACATTTTCTTCTCACAGGGCAACTGGACCTTCCGGATGGACGACACCTTGATCCGGCTCTTCCCCTCGCAGTTCTGGATGGACGCGGGAGGCACCGTTGCCGCAATAGTCCTGCTGGCCTGCATTCTCGTGATGGTCTTTACCTGGCCCACCAAGCGGCGGCGTGAACGTTCACGTGCTGCCCGCGACGAGGCACGGCAGCGCTACCTCGACTCCCTCGAGGCACTCTAG
- a CDS encoding AMP-dependent synthetase/ligase has translation MRESSTDLFVELPDDSNITDLLLATVSRAPERPLYARKKESGWQDVSGAAFLAQVTAVAKGLMSQGVQPGDAVAVMSGTRYEWTVADLAIWFAGAVTVPVYETSSPSQVQWILQDSGARLAFAGDENKARIIASGAAAAGLDVQVWKLTDDDGTDTLSGLASLGSGVQDAELEAVRSSRGLADAASLVYTSGTTGRPKGCEITHGNFALFAVNVIELLPEMLKQPGARTLMFLPLAHVLARAVQVGCLAAGVTLGHSATAAELVDDMQSLKPTFLLAVPRIFEKIYAGAEAKAQAAGKGRLFETAAATAVAYSEAADRAARGGKGPSPALRTRHALFDRLLYPKVRNAFGGQLKIAISGASPLSPQLCHFFRGAGITVLEGYGLTETTAPASVNTVPLTRVGSVGLPMPGNAVRIAGDGEVLVRGVGVFNGYHRNPEATAEAFSDGWFHTGDIGSLDEDGFLSITGRKKDLLVTAGGKNVAPGPLEEKIREHRLVSQVVVVGEGRPFVGALITLDDEALHAWAAENGLGLNSLQAAEHPKVLAQVQLAVDAANSSVSRAEQIRRFTVLPRDFSLDTGHVTATLKLRRQAVIQDFSAEVEKMYAKQP, from the coding sequence GTGCGCGAATCCTCCACCGACTTGTTCGTCGAGCTCCCGGACGACTCCAACATCACTGATCTCCTGCTGGCGACAGTCTCCCGGGCTCCCGAACGTCCCCTGTACGCCCGCAAGAAGGAATCCGGCTGGCAGGACGTCAGCGGTGCCGCGTTCCTCGCCCAGGTCACAGCCGTCGCCAAGGGGCTCATGTCCCAGGGCGTGCAGCCTGGAGACGCCGTAGCGGTCATGTCCGGAACCCGCTACGAATGGACGGTCGCTGACCTGGCGATCTGGTTCGCGGGAGCCGTGACGGTCCCCGTCTATGAAACGTCCTCCCCCAGCCAGGTCCAGTGGATCCTGCAGGACTCCGGTGCCCGCCTCGCGTTTGCCGGAGATGAAAACAAAGCACGCATTATTGCCTCCGGTGCGGCGGCGGCCGGACTGGACGTCCAGGTCTGGAAACTTACCGACGACGACGGCACGGACACGCTGTCCGGGCTCGCTTCCCTGGGCTCGGGTGTGCAGGATGCCGAACTGGAAGCTGTCCGTTCCTCCCGCGGCCTGGCCGACGCCGCCTCCCTGGTCTACACCTCGGGCACCACCGGGCGTCCCAAGGGCTGCGAAATCACCCACGGCAATTTCGCCCTGTTTGCCGTCAACGTCATCGAACTGCTTCCGGAGATGCTCAAGCAGCCCGGCGCCCGGACGCTGATGTTCCTTCCGCTGGCGCACGTGCTGGCCCGTGCCGTCCAGGTCGGCTGCCTCGCCGCCGGAGTGACGCTGGGCCACAGTGCCACTGCCGCCGAACTGGTCGACGATATGCAGTCCCTTAAGCCCACGTTCCTGCTTGCAGTTCCCCGTATCTTCGAAAAGATCTATGCCGGCGCAGAGGCAAAGGCCCAGGCGGCAGGCAAAGGCCGGCTGTTCGAAACTGCGGCGGCCACTGCCGTCGCCTATTCCGAGGCTGCGGACCGCGCGGCCCGGGGCGGCAAAGGACCATCCCCGGCACTGCGGACCAGGCATGCCCTGTTTGACCGCCTCCTCTATCCGAAGGTCCGCAACGCCTTCGGCGGCCAGCTCAAGATCGCCATTTCCGGCGCCAGCCCGCTGAGCCCCCAGCTGTGCCACTTTTTCCGCGGTGCCGGGATCACGGTGCTGGAGGGGTACGGGCTGACCGAGACCACAGCGCCGGCGTCGGTCAATACGGTTCCGCTGACCAGGGTTGGCTCCGTGGGGCTGCCCATGCCGGGGAACGCGGTCCGGATTGCCGGCGACGGTGAGGTACTGGTCCGCGGCGTGGGCGTTTTCAACGGCTATCACCGCAATCCTGAGGCCACGGCCGAGGCATTCAGCGACGGCTGGTTCCATACCGGCGACATCGGTTCCCTGGACGAGGACGGTTTCCTCTCCATCACCGGACGAAAAAAGGACCTTCTGGTGACGGCGGGCGGCAAGAACGTTGCCCCGGGGCCGCTGGAGGAAAAGATCCGCGAGCACCGGCTGGTTTCGCAGGTCGTGGTGGTCGGGGAAGGCCGGCCGTTCGTTGGCGCACTCATTACCCTCGACGACGAAGCGCTCCACGCGTGGGCCGCGGAAAACGGCCTCGGGCTGAACAGCCTGCAGGCCGCGGAGCATCCCAAGGTCCTGGCACAGGTCCAGTTGGCGGTGGACGCCGCGAACTCCAGCGTTTCCCGCGCCGAACAGATCCGCCGCTTCACCGTTTTGCCCCGGGATTTCTCCCTGGACACCGGCCATGTCACCGCCACGCTGAAACTGCGGCGCCAGGCTGTCATTCAGGACTTCTCCGCCGAGGTGGAGAAGATGTACGCCAAGCAGCCGTAG